Within Candidatus Cloacimonadota bacterium, the genomic segment GAATATGGATTGTCACTCCAAGACCTATTAAGAGCAGAACGATTCTTACATACCATCTTTCCGGTGAGACGGCAAGAAATGCCGAACTAGCCAGAGTAATCCAGAGTACTGATAGCACCCCTATTTTCAATTCTAAGGGAATACCCTCTTTATTCCGATATCTTCGCAAATATTCTCCGAAAATCGGATTGGTATGCAACCAATTATAAAGTTTCGGAGATGCATTAGCAAAGAGCGCTGCCGATAGTAGAAGAAATGGGGTGGTTGGTAATAAAGGCAGAATAATACCAACCACTCCCAAGGTTAAAGATATCAAACCAATAGTAATAAAGATAATCCTCTGGACTTTCTTGCCGGAATTTTTGAGTT encodes:
- a CDS encoding YbaN family protein, which translates into the protein MSINDKQPFVTTQKSIVTRKLKNSGKKVQRIIFITIGLISLTLGVVGIILPLLPTTPFLLLSAALFANASPKLYNWLHTNPIFGEYLRRYRNKEGIPLELKIGVLSVLWITLASSAFLAVSPERWYVRIVLLLIGLGVTIHILKIKTQEKQKESREVVTE